TCATCATCATATTTATTAAAAATTAGTCGACATGGTAAATTTTACGCCACTGAAGGCAGGCTCAACACGACAAACACCACCTGTGCAGTTCATGCCGGCAACTTGTTTTACATAGGCCAATGTAAATCGTGTAGCATGGTGGGTATATGCACCAAAAAATGTATAATAATGTGCTTTTCCTGGCGGAATAAGAGAGGATGGGGCTCTCCAAGGTTTTATATTATACATATCACCCACGGCTAAACTAAAATGGGGTGCCATGGTCCATTCGGCCAGTATATTTATAAAGCTACCCAAGTCTTGTTTGGTGCTTAGGTATTGTGACTCCAAACGTATTGCATGTTGTTTGTTTTTAATTTTGAATTTATACAATGCCTCACCAAAAGGGGTGGTGGCATGCACATAGGGAAAATCAGTACCTTTTATTTCGTAACGCTGTTGGTTGTAACCTATATTTTGTATACCCAACATCAATTTAAATTTCTTGCTAAACTCATGTGATGCCTCCAAATATAATTCGTGAAACAAATCACTGTTATCAAGTTTTATTACTTTGGATGCATTGACGTTTATAATAGTTTTTAATTTGTTTTTACGTTTTATACTTACTGTAAAATCAGCTTGGAAATCTCTTTCACCCAATTCCTGCACCACGGCATTATATCTAGCTAGCAAACGATAAGTGTTTTGGCGTGTCACTGATGTGAGGTAATTCATCTGACCAAAAAGATTTTGTTCCAATGGTGAGGTACGTGCTGGGAAGCTATCAATTTGTTTATACTGTGCATTAAATCCTAAACCAATTAACGCACCTTTCTTTGTTTTAATAGTTTTGGTATATGATAAGGAACCAAATAGTACTTTGCCCTTCCTATAAACTAATGGAAATGGAGAATTAATAAAATCTTTAACGGCCTCATGTGTTTTGCCATTATATTCTGCATATATGGTGAAATCTTTAATACAAATAGTATTATAGAAACTAAAAAGATACACATTGTATTTGGGGTAAAATTGATTGATACCAGGTTGGTCGTTCACAATACTCACAATTGCAGCCATTGTATTATTGTCAATAGTCCTATTTAATATGGATGCCCCAGGTTCCCAACTAAAAGTTTCCTTTTTGTTGCGAATTGCATATTCTACATTGGCACCACGCATGTTTTGGTCACGCACGCCAAATCTAAATTTTTGTCTACCAGTAAATACTTTTACTTTGAAATCTTTAAATGGATTATACTTCACTCTCACACCTTGTATGGCATAATCCAAACCGAGGGTACGGTCTTCAAACGCACGAAATATAGTACCTGTAGCAAACTGTTCGTAAAAATATCCTCCAGTTATTTGCAAATTATCTATATCTTTACTAATGCTCCAATAGCCTAAACCACTGCCAGTATATGCTGTGGATGGATCATATAAATTGCTGTTATTAAACAAATCGAAACGGGCTTGAAGGGTAAATCCTTTTTGAGTATAGTTTGTACTAAGCCATGCTTCCGTTCCCACCAATTGTTTTTGGTA
This sequence is a window from Bacteroidota bacterium. Protein-coding genes within it:
- a CDS encoding DUF6029 family protein, with translation MKLKLRISIVLLFAVNIMQAQDDKGTFNGNFSTNTQFFMLDSSIGATTELYQKQLVGTEAWLSTNYTQKGFTLQARFDLFNNSNLYDPSTAYTGSGLGYWSISKDIDNLQITGGYFYEQFATGTIFRAFEDRTLGLDYAIQGVRVKYNPFKDFKVKVFTGRQKFRFGVRDQNMRGANVEYAIRNKKETFSWEPGASILNRTIDNNTMAAIVSIVNDQPGINQFYPKYNVYLFSFYNTICIKDFTIYAEYNGKTHEAVKDFINSPFPLVYRKGKVLFGSLSYTKTIKTKKGALIGLGFNAQYKQIDSFPARTSPLEQNLFGQMNYLTSVTRQNTYRLLARYNAVVQELGERDFQADFTVSIKRKNKLKTIINVNASKVIKLDNSDLFHELYLEASHEFSKKFKLMLGIQNIGYNQQRYEIKGTDFPYVHATTPFGEALYKFKIKNKQHAIRLESQYLSTKQDLGSFINILAEWTMAPHFSLAVGDMYNIKPWRAPSSLIPPGKAHYYTFFGAYTHHATRFTLAYVKQVAGMNCTGGVCRVEPAFSGVKFTMSTNF